Within Candidatus Poribacteria bacterium, the genomic segment ATAACAGAACAAGGAGAAATGGACTGCCTTAGCTAGCCCTCGCCTGACGTCTTTGCGCCTTGCGGGACTGTAATAGAATCCCGTCCAAATGTAAATGCGTTGCATACCCGATTAAACTGGCTGTGTAGAAAGGCAGCCCCCCTTTGAGCAAAACCAAATTCTGTGCTGCCAACAATTCATTTTGGTCGAACTGATCGCGATAGAAGTAGACCATCGGCAAAATCAGGAAAACCGTGGGTAACAGCAGCATCGTCAATTTGGAATGTGTCCACCCCCGATGGTTACCGATAAGTGGAAGCATAGCAAATAAGCCGAAAAAGGCCGATATGGAGTAATGCCCCATATAAATCAGCACGACGTTAAAGATGATGAAGATTCGATAGAAAATCTGTTGACTTTTGCTTTTGGTATCTACATCGGGCCATAGCCCTGAGAGAACAGCAATGACAAAACACGCAGCAATCTTCAGAGGTTCAAGGGACACCGTTGGATTCCAGTCAATTGGCTGTCGAAACACGAAGATACCGGTCAGGGCTATGCCAAGCGAAATCGCGAAAAACGAAGTGTAGGTGACCAATCCACCGATCCAATGTTCACGAAACATGCTCATGATAAAGATCCACTCTTTCTGGACTATTCATTCAGGAAGTCTAACAGATATTGGCTCCAACCGCACATCTTCCCCGACGGGATCTGGCTCT encodes:
- a CDS encoding metal-dependent hydrolase, with the translated sequence MSMFREHWIGGLVTYTSFFAISLGIALTGIFVFRQPIDWNPTVSLEPLKIAACFVIAVLSGLWPDVDTKSKSQQIFYRIFIIFNVVLIYMGHYSISAFFGLFAMLPLIGNHRGWTHSKLTMLLLPTVFLILPMVYFYRDQFDQNELLAAQNLVLLKGGLPFYTASLIGYATHLHLDGILLQSRKAQRRQARAS